A section of the Spirochaetota bacterium genome encodes:
- a CDS encoding Cache 3/Cache 2 fusion domain-containing protein, with protein MNLQRLKWIILLVFVTISTVPLLCLGIIFYIKGQTLIRENVASHFTTIINGNSHVINRFINEREADMRLMGKVVLEDKYNYNSVYNRLQRIMEAYGVYRAIIIYGNQGDLLFRIESKKDSIDNNMPDLNNTAAHNINDCILPCSSRSYEGNCIALSMPITDKSNTPLYRMIGIIDFSTINDHLNNVSFGETGYLTLTDKEGRVINHKTGRSRLRAVSISDKVKLLKQGELISGEYIDEKGNRYFQATKSINRYGWLLTVKQNTDEILSRVNTLRLYLLLFIVASFVITGGIGYVAANMLIKMLQKSYDHEKELEMMILQNEKLSSMGVITSGIAHELNNPLANALIYTQLLHEKLREQYPSDDLSSMSIAVEELTRCGSIIKNLMSFSRRSSLELQEVDINDVLKGLVKMTEKYFRENGISVSVNFQEVLPKALCNESIVHQAIMNMFTNAVEAMKGGGTLKIKTWFTPITNMVKIDIRDSGAGIPQSIIGKIFDPFFSTKPSGERTGLGLYISYEMIRKAGGNIRVISSAVEDGEVSGIHTGTTFTIELPVVKQEG; from the coding sequence ATGAATCTGCAACGCCTAAAATGGATCATACTGCTTGTTTTTGTCACAATTTCAACCGTGCCACTGCTGTGCCTTGGCATTATTTTCTATATTAAAGGCCAGACATTAATTCGGGAAAATGTCGCGAGTCATTTTACTACTATCATTAACGGCAATTCTCATGTAATAAACCGTTTTATAAACGAACGTGAAGCGGACATGCGACTGATGGGAAAAGTGGTCCTTGAGGACAAGTATAACTATAACAGCGTTTATAACAGACTCCAGCGAATTATGGAGGCTTACGGCGTTTATCGTGCTATAATAATTTACGGCAACCAGGGGGATTTATTATTCAGGATAGAGTCAAAAAAAGATTCTATTGACAATAATATGCCCGATTTGAATAACACAGCCGCCCATAACATCAACGATTGTATTTTGCCCTGTTCCAGCAGATCATATGAAGGCAACTGTATAGCGCTTTCTATGCCAATAACCGACAAATCAAACACACCGCTCTACAGAATGATCGGAATTATTGATTTCAGCACGATAAATGATCATTTAAACAATGTAAGCTTTGGTGAAACCGGATATTTAACTCTTACAGACAAGGAAGGCCGTGTCATAAATCACAAGACCGGGAGATCACGGTTAAGAGCGGTGAGCATATCGGACAAAGTTAAATTGCTTAAACAAGGTGAATTAATATCTGGAGAATATATTGACGAAAAAGGAAACAGGTATTTTCAAGCGACAAAAAGCATTAATCGTTACGGCTGGCTCCTTACCGTTAAGCAGAATACAGATGAAATTCTATCAAGGGTGAATACGCTGCGCCTGTACCTGCTGCTGTTCATCGTGGCAAGCTTTGTAATCACAGGCGGGATCGGCTATGTTGCCGCGAACATGCTGATTAAAATGCTTCAGAAATCGTATGATCATGAAAAAGAGCTGGAGATGATGATTTTACAGAACGAAAAACTATCTTCCATGGGGGTGATAACATCAGGCATCGCCCACGAATTGAACAATCCCCTTGCTAACGCGCTCATCTATACGCAGCTATTGCATGAAAAACTGAGAGAACAATACCCCTCGGACGACCTATCATCAATGAGTATAGCCGTGGAAGAGCTTACACGGTGCGGCTCGATTATAAAAAACCTGATGAGCTTTTCCCGCCGCTCATCACTAGAATTGCAGGAAGTAGACATAAATGACGTGTTGAAGGGCCTGGTTAAAATGACCGAAAAATATTTCAGGGAAAACGGCATTTCGGTATCCGTTAATTTCCAGGAAGTACTGCCCAAAGCGCTGTGCAATGAGAGCATCGTTCACCAGGCGATCATGAACATGTTCACCAATGCCGTTGAAGCGATGAAAGGCGGAGGGACCTTGAAGATCAAGACCTGGTTTACCCCGATCACGAATATGGTAAAAATCGATATCCGGGACAGCGGAGCGGGAATACCACAATCAATAATCGGAAAGATATTTGATCCGTTCTTTTCCACAAAACCCAGCGGTGAAAGAACCGGGCTGGGACTCTATATTAGTTATGAAATGATAAGAAAAGCGGGAGGAAATATCCGCGTTATCAGCAGCGCCGTTGAGGACGGTGAAGTAAGCGGCATACACACGGGAACGACCTTTACCATTGAATTGCCTGTTGTGAAACAGGAAGGATAG